GCGCAAGCAGGAGATCACCCACATCACGCTGCATCACCAGGGCGAGCCTTTCCCGCAGGGGAAGGATCCGGTCGCCTACCTGCGCAACCTGCAGACCTGGTCGCGCAGCACCAAGCACTGGCTGGACATTCCGTATCACTACATCATCGACCTGGACGGCAAGATCTACGAAGGACGCAAGCTGGAATATGCGGGCGATACCAACACGGAATACGACCCGAAGGGCCACGCGCTGATCGAGGTGGTGGGCAATTTCGAGGACGTGCAGCCAAACCAGAAGCAGCTCGACGCCGTGGTCGACCTGATGGCGCTGCTGGCGAAGAAGTATCACGTGTCGATCGACCAGATCGCCGGCCACAAGGATTACTCGGCGCAGACGGTGTGCCCGGGCGAGCACTTGTATGCTTACCTGCAGGACGGTTATTTCCGCCAGAAGGTGGCGCTGCGCCTGGCCCAGAGCCGCTGAACGATCATCTTGCGCGCGGCACCGCTCCCTTGTCGTTCGGTCAAAAACGGTAAAAGTCGCCTGTCGCTCTTGGAGTTCATCGGCGTGCGAATGTGTGACGTTCATTTAGTGACGAGCGTCAATTTTTAGAGTAGTGTGCCGGTATCGATATTGGGAGCGATCTCCACCTCGGTCAACCAATTTAACGCGTGAAAAATATGAAAACAATCGCAATTTTCAACAATAAAGGCGGCGTAGGTAAAACCACCTTCTGCGCCAACATCGCCACACACTTCGCGATGACACATAAGAAGCGGGTATTGGTCCTGGACCTTGATCCCCAGGCGAACATCACTCACTATATGTTAGGCGCCGAAATGGCAGGAAGCGTCGTTGCGCCTTACTATGACCGAACGATCCCAAAAGTTCACAATAGTATTGTGGATGCCTTCGACCGATACGAACTAGGGGAAAGCGTAATCAATACGGACATCAAAGAAATATATTGCGAAAGATTCGAGACTTCGTTGATTGCGGGAAATCCTTTTTTGGCAAGTTTTGAGGATATTCTCAGCAAGAAGTGGAACGAACTTTCCGATCCGGATATGGTTGGAGGGATACGCATATCAAACTGGATTCATACGCTGCTACAGAGCAAAAGCGAAGATTATGACTACGCCTTTATCGATCTAAGCCCGAGCATCGGCGCATTAAATCGAACCGCGTTACTGGCGGCGGATTATTTCATCGCCCCAATGAGTTGTGATATCTTTAGTTTAGTCGCAATAAAAAACATAAAAATTTGGTTTGACAAGTGGGTTTCGTATTACAACGAGAAATATAAGATATTTGCCAAAGAAAAAGGACACATCCTCGCTCAGATTCCGGGCGAAATCAAGGCTGGTGTAAATATTGATCAGGGCTTCCTAGGCTACACGCTCCAGTCCTATATATCGCGAAAAGATGCTGCTGGAAATGTTCGCACAACTGATTCTTACCAGCGAATTATCGACAATTTTGAACCGGAAATCGAACGGCATTTGAGTCCATTTAAAATGCCATCGGTTACAAAGAACGCGGATTTGAATCTAGGCGAAATTCCGCATATGTTCGGTATTTTGGCCCTTTCACAATATGTCGCTGCACCGATCACTAATCTCAACGCGAGCGATGGCATGGCCGGTTCCCAGTATGCGCAAGCTAAGAACTACGTATTGGCGTTCAACGTTATTACCGAAAAAATAATGAAGAACCTCGGGGAGCCGTTGAATGTGGCCTGAATCACTAGTGCGGGAACTTATCGAGAAACGTTGTGTGATTCGAGTTGGATCGGGAATGTCGTGCCAAGCAACCGATCAAGATGGAAACCGCCCTCCTTCGTGGCCCGCCCTGCTTGAATCCCTCCGGACAACAACGCTTCACGATGATGCTTCACTTCAGCTGACTGCCGAATTCATTGCCGATAAAAGATACCTGGACGCAGCCGAAATCATTCGCCTAAAAGGACGCTCAGCAGATTTTAACGCCAAGATAAAGAGCACATTTATCCAGAGAGACTACCAAGTCTCAGACGCCCATAAGCTTCTCGTTTCCATCGCTCCGAAGATCTTGGTGACGACGAATTATGACACCATAATTGAAGGCGCATTAATCAGCGAGTCCGGCCACAATTCCTTCACTCAATATGAGCACACTCGAGAAGGTTTGCTTGACGCTTTACGATCACCGACGCCCATACTAATAAAAATGCATGGCTGCGCGAAGCATCCGACTGAGATCGTCTTGTGTAGGTCCGATTACTTTAAACTTAGAAAAAAATATGGCAGTTTCTTCGAGCTAATATCCGCAGTGTACAAATTGAATACTGTTCTCTTTATCGGCTGCGGAATCGAAGATCCGGACATAAATCTTATTTTAGAAAACAATCAGGTTCAAGCAGATACTAACCATCCGAGTTACGCAATGGTCGGATCGATGTCATACGCGGCGAAAGTGAAAGATACGGTAAAGAGTCAATACAATATCGACTTAATAATTTACGAGCAAGCGCACGCCGACGACCACTCGAAATTTTCACAAAAACTAACAGAATTAGCGGATCAGGTAGAACTTGCAAGGAAGAAATTCGGGCTGCCTTCTTGAAACCACTATTGACCGAAACACCGATCAAACGCTCTTAACGAGATCGAGAACCTCTGGGTTCCGGCCGAACGCGCTTATACGTTCGGACGGCAACCCCGCCCGGTCGCCGCTGTCCATCACGTATTGCGAAATCATCTCGGGCGAAGCGATCGTTCGCCCGTTTCCAGAGTAAGAGTAGTTCGTTCCCTTGCGCTCGAGTGGGATATGCTCTAGAAAACGATATTTTATTAGCAGACGCTTAAACTCGCCATGATCGACCATGCCGTCCAAACAATTTAGAAAGAGGATCGCCAGTTCAGCGGAAGAAAGTTGTGCTCGGAAAATATTCGCATACCTCTGTTGAATCTCGAGCGGCAAAATGGGCTCGTGGTGATCATCAATTATTCTTAGTGCTTGGTATAGGTTTCGAAAATAATGTCCCATGACACCATTATTTCTGTTCTGCAGGCTTTTGTATGCAGCAACTATTTCGGCTGTGCTGGACAAATTGGTCAATCCAATGATTACCTCCCCGAAAACCGCCCTCCCGGAAGTAATAACATCGGGCAGGGGGGGCTGTCCTGAATTCCGCCGAATTACGTCCATTTGCGGCTGAGGGATCATTGACCGCGAAAAAACTAGTCCGTCAATAATTTTATGATGCAGCTCGATAAGGTTGAAAACGGTGTTTTCAACCGCCCGGACGGTCTGTGCTGCGGCGTTCCTCGTGTTTTCATCCTTCGTGTGCGATAGCTCGACGCGTTGCATCACAATTGTGACGATAACGCCAAAAAATGTGAGGAATGTAAATATCGGGTTAAGCACGCCGCCGAAAAAATCTCCGAAAGGTCCAAGTAGTTCGCCTAACGGCTTTTTGGTCGAAAGCGCGCTGCCGATTGCACTTGGAGCTGCACTTTCCCCGGATAACCCAAATGCGACGTCAATAACGAAGACCAAAATCGTTGCAATTCCGGCGAAGGCAAACAACCAAAAGAATGTTCGAATAACGTTTCGATGCTTCTTAAGCAACTCGACGCCGCCCTCGCTATCGATAAAAAGCCCCGCGAAGCGCTCATAGATCTTATTCACAGAATGTTCCTTGCTTTGGGTTCGATTGAAAATTCATCGCCGATTTCCGACTATCTTGCGTATGGGTCAAGCATTTCGTGGGATTATAGGATGCCACCATTAAAAAAGGCATCCGAGGCTGTCTTTTTTGTGCTTGCGCGACGCTTACCGCTTGTGGCGCAGCTTGGCGATTGTGGCCAGCTGGGCGAGGCGGTTGCCAGCTCAGCCTGCGCTTTCGCGTAGTCGATCTTCAAGTCCTTGTTGACCTTCAGCTCTTCGGCCATCTTCTTGGCTTCCAGCGGTTTTGCTTCGTCAAGGTCATGCCCGCGAATCGCGGTATCGGCCGAGGTGATGGCGACGGGTCGGTCAAGTCATCCGCCGGCATGTATACGGCCCGTATCCCTATTTCAAGTTGCGCTGGTTCCAGATTTTCAGGTAATCGGCCGCCTTGGGATTGGCCGTGTCCCATGCGGGCGCCTTCGGATTATTGGCGATCATCGAGATGCCCAGCGCCATGGCGCGGTCGACCGCCGCCATGTTGTCGTAGTCGATCTTGTCGGCGTGGTCGGTGGCGCGATGATAGTCCGGGTAGCTGTAGGCGACGCTGACGGTATGCGACGGGATGCCGTGGTTGGCCAGCGCCTGGTTGTCGCTGAGGGCGAAATACCTGTCGCTGTTGACCGGGTGCTTCCAGATCCGGATGCCGGTCTGCTCGCCGGCCTGGCGGAGGATGGCGCCAACTTCGGAAAAATCGAAGCCGGTCACGCCGGCCGAGAGCTTCTGCTCGCCCTCGTCATCGTCGGTCCGGCCAACCTGTTCGAGATTGATGCCGGCGACGGTGCGCTCGACCGGCACCAGCGGATGGGCGCCGTAATAGCGCGAACCGACCATTCCATGTTCCTCACCGAATACGGTCATGAAGACGATGCTGCGCTTCGGGCGCACCGGCTGCGCGGCGAAGGCGCTGGCCAGCTCGATCACCGACACGGTGCCGCTGCCGTCGTCGTTGGCGCCGTTGTAGATCTGGTCGCCGCTGCCCGGGCGGGTACCGAGGTGGTCGTAGTGCGCGGTGACCAGGATGTAGGTATCGCGCAGGACCGGGTCGGAGCCGCGCAGAATGCCGACGACGTTACGCACCTTCACCGGCGCGGCGTCGGGGGCCGGCGGATTCTTGTGGCGGCGGGGGTTGATCAGGTTCCAGTCGGCGGTCTGGAAATAGCCGTCGTCACCCAGCGGCTCGAGGCCGGCGCGGCGGAACTGGGCGGCGATGTAATCGGCGGCGAGGTCCAGCCCCGGCGACGGCGTGCCGCGTCCGCCGAGCTCATCGGACGCCAGGTAGGTCAGGTGCGTGCGCATGGTGTCGGCGGAGATATGGCCGAGCAGGCGGACCGTGTCGGGCGGCAGCGGCGCCGGGGTTGCGGCGTGCGCCATCGACGGCGTGCAAAGGGCGATCGCGGCGGCGGACAGGATGGCGCGCAGGGGAATGAGGCGAAGTACGGTCATGGGTGCTTGCGCCCGGCAAGGGACGCCCCTCTCCAGAAGTTGTTTAAAGGGAATGATTGCGCCCGAGTATCGCTGATCTTGCGATGCAAGTAAAGCCTGGGCCGCCGTACCCGCCCCCGGCGTCGACGCCAACAATGAAAAAAGGCAGCCGAGGCTGCCTTTTTTTTGTGCATGCGCGACGCTTACCGCTTGTGGCGGAGCTTGGCGATTGCGGCCAGCTGGGCGATGGCGGTTGCCAGCTCAGCCTGCGCTTTCGCGTAGTCGATCTTCGAGTCCTTGTTGACCATCAGCTCTTCGGCCATCTTCTTGGCTTCCAGCGCTTTTGCTTCGTCAAGGTCATGCCCGCGAATCGCGGTATCGGCCAGGACCGTCACCGCGTTCGGCTGCACTTCCAGGAGGCCGCCCGCGACGAAGACGAACTCTTCTTCTTCGCGGCCAACTACCTTGATCCGTACAGCACCCGGCTTGATGCGCGTGATCAGCGGGGTGTGCTTGGGATAGATCCCCAGCTCACCCGCTTCACCCGGCAACGCGACGAACTCGGCTTCGCCCGAAAAAATCAGGGACTCTGCCGATACAACGTCAACGTGAATAGTGTTTGCCATGTGTTGTCCTATCGCTGTGAAGGAGCCGAATTAACCGAGCTTCTTGGCTTTTTCGATTGCTTCTTCGATCGTGCCAACCATGTAGAACGCTTGCTCAGGCAGGTGGTCCAGTTCGCCCGACGCGATCATCTTGAAGCCCTTGATCGTGTCTTTCAGCGAAACGTACTTGCCCGGCGAACCGGTAAACACTTCAGCGACGTGGAACGGCTGCGACAGGAAACGCTGCATCTTACGTGCGCGAGCGACGACCAGCTTGTCTTCAGGAGCCAGCTCGTCCATGCCCAGAATCGCGATGATGTCACGCAGTTCCTTGTAACGCTGCAGGGTGCCCTGGACAGCGCGCGCGGTGTCGTAGTGCTCCTGGCCGACGACCAGCGGGTCCAGCTGGCGCGAGGTCGAGTCGAGCGGGTCGACCGCAGGGTAGATACCCAGCGAGGCGATGTCACGCGACAGAACGACGGTCGAGTCCAGGTGGCCGAAGGTGGTTGCAGGCGACGGGTCGGTCAAGTCGTCCGCTGGCACGTACACGGCCTGGATCGAGGTGATCGAACCGGTCTTGGTCGAGGTGATGCGCTCTTGCAGGCGGCCCATCTCTTCGGCCAGGGTCGGCTGGTAACCCACCGCCGATGGCATACGGCCCAGCAGTGCGGACACTTCGGTACCGGCCAGCGTGAAGCGGTAGATGTTGTCGACGAAGAACAGAACGTCCTTGCCTTCGTCACGGAACGATTCAGCGATCGTCAGGCCGGTCAGCGCGACGCGCAGACGGTTACCTGGCGGCTCGTTCATCTGACCGTAGACCATCGCCACTTTCGAGTTGGCAGGGTTTTCCAGGTCAACCACTTTGGCGTCAGCCATCTCGTGGTAGAAGTCGTTACCTTCACGGGTACGCTCACCGACGCCGGCGAACACGGACAGACCCGAGTGCGCTTTTGCGATGTTGTTGATCAGTTCCATCATGTTGACGGTCTTGCCCACACCTGCACCGCCGAACAGACCGACCTTGCCGCCTTTTGCGAACGGGCAGACCAGGTCGATAACCTTGATGCCGGTTTCCAGCAGGTCTTGCGACGGCGACAGTTCGTCGTACGCAGGAGCCACGCGGTGGATCGAGGCGGTGCGCTCGTTCGAGACAGGACCGCACTCGTCGATCGGGTTGCCCAGCACATCCATGATGCGGCCCAGGGTCGCGACGCCAACCGGCACCATGATTGGGTTGCCGGTGTTCTGGATGGTCATGCCGCGACGCAGACCTTCCGAGCTGCCCAGCGCAATGGTACGGACGATGCCGTCGCCAAGCTGCTGTTGTACTTCCAGGGTCAGTTCGGAGCCTTCCATTTTCAGTGCGTCGAAAACTTTCGGCATTGCATTGCGTGGGAACTCAACGTCCACCACCGCGCCGATACACTGAACGATTTTGCCATCAGCCATGTTCGTTCCTTCTATATTTAATTTAATTCGGGTTTAGACCGCTGCCGCACCGGCGACGATCTCGGAGAGTTCTTTGGTAATCGCTGCCTGGCGGGTCTTGTTGTAGACCAGCTTCAGCTCGCCGATGACGCTGCCGGCGTTGTCGCTCGCCGCTTTCATCGCGACCATGCGCGCCGACTGCTCAGATGCCAGGTTTTCCGCCACTGCCTGGTACACCAGCGCCTCGACGTAACGCACCAGCAATTCGTCGATCACGGTTTGCGCTTCCGGCTCGTAGATGTAATCCCACGAGTGGTTACCCTTGTCGCCTTCGAGCTTGGCGGCCGGCAGCGGCAGCAACTGCTCCACCATCGGCTCCTGCTTCATCGTGTTGACGAACTTGGTGTAGCACAGGTAGACGGCGTCGAGCTTGCCTTCCTGGAATTCGTCGAGCATGACCTTGACCGGCCCGATCAACTTTTCCAGGTGCGGCGTGTCGCCAATCTGGATCGCATGCGACACGACCTTGATGCCCACCCGATTCAAGAAACCCAAACCCTTGTTGCCAATGGCAACTGCTTCAATCTTGTTGCCAGCTGCTTCCAGCTCGCGTGTTTTCTGCGTGACCATCCGCAGCACGTTGGTGTTCATGCCGCCGCACAGACCTTTGTCGGTGGTGACGATGATGAAGCCGACGGCTTTCGCTTCCGTGCCCTTGGCTTGCGCCATGAACGGATGCGTGTATTCCGGATTGGCACTGGCCAGATTGGCGGCGATATTCCGAATCTTGTCACTGTAGGGACGGGCGGCCCGCATGCGATCCTGCGCCTTGCGCATTTTCGACGCGGCGACCATTTCCATCGCCTTGGTGATCTTCTTCGTATTCTCTACGCTCTTGATCTTGCCTCGTATCTCTTTGCCTGCTGCCATGAGTCCTTACTCCTTGTGCGCTTTCGGGCGCCGCGTCACCGCGGCGCCGTCAGACTATTAATATGCGCCGGATTTCTTGAATTCAGCAACAGCGGCGGACATCGCGGCTTCGCCGTCCTTGTCCATTGCCTTGCTTTCTTCGATCTTGGCCAGGAGGGCAGCTTGCTTGGTCTTCATGTAGCCGTGCAGGCCGGCTTCGAACGCCAGCACCTTGTTGACGGCGACGTCATCGAAGAAGCCCTTGTTCACGGCGAACAGCGACACGGCCATCAGCGAGATCGGCAGCGGCGAGTACTGAGCCTGCTTGAGCAGTTCGGTGACGCGCGCGCCACGGTCGAGCTGCTTGCGGGTCGACTCGTCCAGGTCCGATGCGAACTGCGCGAACGCAGCGAGCTCACGGTACTGCGCTAGGTCGGTACGGATACCGCCGGACAGGTTCTTGATGACCTTGGTCTGTGCTGCACCGCCGACGCGCGATACCGAGATACCCGCGTTAATGGCCGGACGCACGCCCGAGTTGAACAGCGAGGTGTCCAGGAAGATCTGGCCGTCGGTAATCGAAATCACGTTGGTCGGAACGAAGGCCGACACGTCGCCTGCCTGGGTTTCGATGATCGGCAGCGCGGTCAGCGAGCCGGTCTTGCCCTTGACGGCGCCGTTGGTGAACTTTTCGACGTAGTCAGGGTTCACGCGTGCTGCGCGCTCGAGCAGGCGGCTGTGCAGGTAGAACACGTCGCCTGGGTACGCTTCGCGGCCTGGCGGACGGCGCAGCAGCAGCGAGATCTGGCGGTAGGCGACTGCCTGCTTCGACAGGTCGTCGTACACGATCAGCGCGTCTTCGCCGCGGTCGCGGAAGTATTCGCCCATGGCGCAACCCGAGTACGGGCTGATGTACTGCATCGCCGCCGATTCGGACGCCGATGCGGCCACGACGATGGTGTACTCCATCGCGCCGTGCTGCTCGAGCGAGCGCACGATGTTCTTGATGGTCGATGCCTTCTGGCCGATCGCGACGTAGATACACGTCATGTTCTGGCCCTTCTGGTTGATGATCGCATCGACTGCGACAGCCGACTTACCGGTCTGGCGGTCGCCGATGATCAGCTCGCGCTGGCCACGGCCGATAGGTACCATCGAGTCGATCGACTTCAGGCCGGTCTGCATAGGCTGCGACACGGACTGGCGGGCGATCACGCCCGGAGCGATCTTTTCGATCGGCGCGGTCAGCTGCGCGTTGACAGGACCCTTGCCGTCGATCGGCTGGCCCAGCGCGTTGACCACGCGGCCACGCAGCTCAGGACCGATCGGCACTTCCAGGATGCGGCCGGTGGTCTTGACGGTGTCGCCTTCCGAGATGTGCTCGTAAGCACCCAGAATCACGGCGCCGACCGAGTCGCGCTCGAGGTTCATGGCCAGGCCGAAGGTGTTGCCTGGGAATTCCAGCATCTCGCCCTGCATCACGTCCGACAGACCATGGATACGGCAGATACCGTCGGCGACGGAGATAACCGTGCCTTGATTACGAACTTCAGCGGAACCTTCGAGGCCCTGGATCCGGCTCTTGATCAGTTCGCTGATTTCAGATGGGTTAAGTTGCATGCTAACTCCTAATAGTTTCTTGATGCGTAGGGCAAGAGGCGGGGCGCCGGTGTGTGCGAGCGTTACGACGCCAGCGCAACATTCATCTGTTGCAGCTTGGCGCGTACCGAGGTATCGAGCACTTCATCACCGACGACCACGCGCACACCACCGATCAGCGATGGATCCACTGTCACCGTTGGGTTGAGCTTGCGGCCAAATTTCTTTTCCAGTGTCGAGACCAGTTGCGCAACCTGGTCGCTCGACATGTCGAACGCGCTGATGATGCTGGCGTCGGCAGCGCCTTCCTGGGCGTTTTTCAGCACAGCGAATTGCGCGGCGATCTCAGGCAGCAGCGCGACGCGGCCGTTTTCGATCAGCATGGCGATGAAGTTCTTGCCTTCAGCGCCCAGCGGCGACTTGACCAGCGAAGCGAACGTGTCGTTGACCTGAGCCGGCGTCACGTTCGGATTGCGGGCGAAGGCCTGCACATCCTGGTTGACACCGATGTTGCCCAGTTCGGACACGAGGCCGGACCACGCTGCCATGTCGCCGGTTTGGGCGACGCGGAACAGCGCTTCGGCGTAGGGACGGGCGACGGTTGCGAGTTCTGCCATGATTACAGCTCGGTTGCCAGTTGCGACAGCAGGTCGGCGTGGGCCGATGCGTTCACTTCGCGCTTGAGGATCTGCTCGGCGCCCTTGACGGCCAGGCCGGCAACTTGCGCACGCAGTTCTTCGCGGGCCTTGGTCACTTGCTGCTCGGCGTCGGCCTTGGCTTGCGCCACGATGCGGGCGGCTTCAGCGTTGGCGTTGGCCTTGATCTCGTCGGCGACCATCTGCGCGCGCTTTTCAGCGTCGGCGATGCGCTTCTGGCCTTCGTCGCGGGCGCCAGCCAGTTCGGCTTGCACACGCTTCTCGGCAGCTGCCATGGCCAGTTTGCCCTGGTCGGCGGCGGCGAGGCCTTCGGCGATTTTCTTCGCGCGGGCATCGAGTGCGCCCATGATCGGCGGCCACACGAATTTGGCGATCGAAAATGCCAGGATCAGGAAGACGATCGCCTGGACGAACATTGTCGAATTTAAATTCACAGCATTTTCCTTCTCAGAATGACGTATGCCGGGCCCCGCGCAAACGCAAAGCCCGGCTATTGAGAACTACCGCTTACGCAGGGAACGGGCTGGAGAACGCAAACATCATCGCGATACCAACGCCGATCAGGAATGCAGCGTCGATCAGACCGGCCAGCAGGAACATCTTGGTCTGCAGGGTGTTCATCAGTTCTGGCTGACGTGCCGAAGCTTCGATGAACTTACCGCCCATGATGCCGATACCGATACATGCACCGATAGCACCCAAACCAATGATCAAGCCGCAAGCCAGTGCTACGAAAGCGATGTTAGTCATCAAAAACTCCTTAAATAATCAAAAAAGTAAAACGTTAAAATAAAAACTACGACCTACAATTAAAACTTAGTGCCCTTCATGCGCCTGGCCGATATACACCAGCGTCAGCATCATGAAAATGAACGCTTGCAGAGGCACGATCAGCAGGTGGAACAGCGCCCAGCCCGTGCCGAGGAGAACATGCAGGCCGGCCAGTGCGACGCTCTGGGTGGTGAAACCGACCCAGGTAGCGCCCAGCAGCGCGATCAGCAGGAACAGCAGTTCGCCGGCAAACATGTTGCCGAACAGTCGCATCGACAGCGAAACGGTCTTGGCCGCGTATTCGATCAGGTTCAGGCCGAAGTTGAAGATCCACAGCGCAGGGTGCTTGC
This window of the Massilia sp. R2A-15 genome carries:
- a CDS encoding peptidoglycan recognition family protein codes for the protein MTLTSHLSRALFGALLLPALAFAAPTLDEVEQHIVSVAQWGGTPADPALARKQEITHITLHHQGEPFPQGKDPVAYLRNLQTWSRSTKHWLDIPYHYIIDLDGKIYEGRKLEYAGDTNTEYDPKGHALIEVVGNFEDVQPNQKQLDAVVDLMALLAKKYHVSIDQIAGHKDYSAQTVCPGEHLYAYLQDGYFRQKVALRLAQSR
- a CDS encoding ParA family protein is translated as MKTIAIFNNKGGVGKTTFCANIATHFAMTHKKRVLVLDLDPQANITHYMLGAEMAGSVVAPYYDRTIPKVHNSIVDAFDRYELGESVINTDIKEIYCERFETSLIAGNPFLASFEDILSKKWNELSDPDMVGGIRISNWIHTLLQSKSEDYDYAFIDLSPSIGALNRTALLAADYFIAPMSCDIFSLVAIKNIKIWFDKWVSYYNEKYKIFAKEKGHILAQIPGEIKAGVNIDQGFLGYTLQSYISRKDAAGNVRTTDSYQRIIDNFEPEIERHLSPFKMPSVTKNADLNLGEIPHMFGILALSQYVAAPITNLNASDGMAGSQYAQAKNYVLAFNVITEKIMKNLGEPLNVA
- a CDS encoding SIR2 family protein: MWPESLVRELIEKRCVIRVGSGMSCQATDQDGNRPPSWPALLESLRTTTLHDDASLQLTAEFIADKRYLDAAEIIRLKGRSADFNAKIKSTFIQRDYQVSDAHKLLVSIAPKILVTTNYDTIIEGALISESGHNSFTQYEHTREGLLDALRSPTPILIKMHGCAKHPTEIVLCRSDYFKLRKKYGSFFELISAVYKLNTVLFIGCGIEDPDINLILENNQVQADTNHPSYAMVGSMSYAAKVKDTVKSQYNIDLIIYEQAHADDHSKFSQKLTELADQVELARKKFGLPS
- a CDS encoding putative phage abortive infection protein; this translates as MNKIYERFAGLFIDSEGGVELLKKHRNVIRTFFWLFAFAGIATILVFVIDVAFGLSGESAAPSAIGSALSTKKPLGELLGPFGDFFGGVLNPIFTFLTFFGVIVTIVMQRVELSHTKDENTRNAAAQTVRAVENTVFNLIELHHKIIDGLVFSRSMIPQPQMDVIRRNSGQPPLPDVITSGRAVFGEVIIGLTNLSSTAEIVAAYKSLQNRNNGVMGHYFRNLYQALRIIDDHHEPILPLEIQQRYANIFRAQLSSAELAILFLNCLDGMVDHGEFKRLLIKYRFLEHIPLERKGTNYSYSGNGRTIASPEMISQYVMDSGDRAGLPSERISAFGRNPEVLDLVKSV
- a CDS encoding M28 family peptidase, with product MTVLRLIPLRAILSAAAIALCTPSMAHAATPAPLPPDTVRLLGHISADTMRTHLTYLASDELGGRGTPSPGLDLAADYIAAQFRRAGLEPLGDDGYFQTADWNLINPRRHKNPPAPDAAPVKVRNVVGILRGSDPVLRDTYILVTAHYDHLGTRPGSGDQIYNGANDDGSGTVSVIELASAFAAQPVRPKRSIVFMTVFGEEHGMVGSRYYGAHPLVPVERTVAGINLEQVGRTDDDEGEQKLSAGVTGFDFSEVGAILRQAGEQTGIRIWKHPVNSDRYFALSDNQALANHGIPSHTVSVAYSYPDYHRATDHADKIDYDNMAAVDRAMALGISMIANNPKAPAWDTANPKAADYLKIWNQRNLK
- a CDS encoding F0F1 ATP synthase subunit epsilon, producing the protein MANTIHVDVVSAESLIFSGEAEFVALPGEAGELGIYPKHTPLITRIKPGAVRIKVVGREEEEFVFVAGGLLEVQPNAVTVLADTAIRGHDLDEAKALEAKKMAEELMVNKDSKIDYAKAQAELATAIAQLAAIAKLRHKR
- the atpD gene encoding F0F1 ATP synthase subunit beta, whose translation is MADGKIVQCIGAVVDVEFPRNAMPKVFDALKMEGSELTLEVQQQLGDGIVRTIALGSSEGLRRGMTIQNTGNPIMVPVGVATLGRIMDVLGNPIDECGPVSNERTASIHRVAPAYDELSPSQDLLETGIKVIDLVCPFAKGGKVGLFGGAGVGKTVNMMELINNIAKAHSGLSVFAGVGERTREGNDFYHEMADAKVVDLENPANSKVAMVYGQMNEPPGNRLRVALTGLTIAESFRDEGKDVLFFVDNIYRFTLAGTEVSALLGRMPSAVGYQPTLAEEMGRLQERITSTKTGSITSIQAVYVPADDLTDPSPATTFGHLDSTVVLSRDIASLGIYPAVDPLDSTSRQLDPLVVGQEHYDTARAVQGTLQRYKELRDIIAILGMDELAPEDKLVVARARKMQRFLSQPFHVAEVFTGSPGKYVSLKDTIKGFKMIASGELDHLPEQAFYMVGTIEEAIEKAKKLG
- the atpG gene encoding F0F1 ATP synthase subunit gamma; translated protein: MAAGKEIRGKIKSVENTKKITKAMEMVAASKMRKAQDRMRAARPYSDKIRNIAANLASANPEYTHPFMAQAKGTEAKAVGFIIVTTDKGLCGGMNTNVLRMVTQKTRELEAAGNKIEAVAIGNKGLGFLNRVGIKVVSHAIQIGDTPHLEKLIGPVKVMLDEFQEGKLDAVYLCYTKFVNTMKQEPMVEQLLPLPAAKLEGDKGNHSWDYIYEPEAQTVIDELLVRYVEALVYQAVAENLASEQSARMVAMKAASDNAGSVIGELKLVYNKTRQAAITKELSEIVAGAAAV
- the atpA gene encoding F0F1 ATP synthase subunit alpha; the protein is MQLNPSEISELIKSRIQGLEGSAEVRNQGTVISVADGICRIHGLSDVMQGEMLEFPGNTFGLAMNLERDSVGAVILGAYEHISEGDTVKTTGRILEVPIGPELRGRVVNALGQPIDGKGPVNAQLTAPIEKIAPGVIARQSVSQPMQTGLKSIDSMVPIGRGQRELIIGDRQTGKSAVAVDAIINQKGQNMTCIYVAIGQKASTIKNIVRSLEQHGAMEYTIVVAASASESAAMQYISPYSGCAMGEYFRDRGEDALIVYDDLSKQAVAYRQISLLLRRPPGREAYPGDVFYLHSRLLERAARVNPDYVEKFTNGAVKGKTGSLTALPIIETQAGDVSAFVPTNVISITDGQIFLDTSLFNSGVRPAINAGISVSRVGGAAQTKVIKNLSGGIRTDLAQYRELAAFAQFASDLDESTRKQLDRGARVTELLKQAQYSPLPISLMAVSLFAVNKGFFDDVAVNKVLAFEAGLHGYMKTKQAALLAKIEESKAMDKDGEAAMSAAVAEFKKSGAY
- a CDS encoding F0F1 ATP synthase subunit delta, with protein sequence MAELATVARPYAEALFRVAQTGDMAAWSGLVSELGNIGVNQDVQAFARNPNVTPAQVNDTFASLVKSPLGAEGKNFIAMLIENGRVALLPEIAAQFAVLKNAQEGAADASIISAFDMSSDQVAQLVSTLEKKFGRKLNPTVTVDPSLIGGVRVVVGDEVLDTSVRAKLQQMNVALAS
- a CDS encoding F0F1 ATP synthase subunit B — translated: MNLNSTMFVQAIVFLILAFSIAKFVWPPIMGALDARAKKIAEGLAAADQGKLAMAAAEKRVQAELAGARDEGQKRIADAEKRAQMVADEIKANANAEAARIVAQAKADAEQQVTKAREELRAQVAGLAVKGAEQILKREVNASAHADLLSQLATEL
- the atpE gene encoding F0F1 ATP synthase subunit C — protein: MTNIAFVALACGLIIGLGAIGACIGIGIMGGKFIEASARQPELMNTLQTKMFLLAGLIDAAFLIGVGIAMMFAFSSPFPA